One genomic region from Cucumis melo cultivar AY chromosome 9, USDA_Cmelo_AY_1.0, whole genome shotgun sequence encodes:
- the LOC103503373 gene encoding receptor-like protein 4, translated as MTFFLFFFFIFIFIITPSSISAPHPFSISYHIDCGGLINSTDPFGTTWLSDRFYTGGTTAIVSEPLIFRHPQEKNLRFFPLSSGKKNCYIIPNLPTGRYYFRTFTVYDNYDGKSHPPSFDASIEGTLVFSWRSPWSEDLARHGAYSDLFAFIGDGEADFCFYSLSTDSPVIGSFQLVQVNPMSYNSTAIGENFILVNYGRLTCGSEQWGPGFSNDTDVFGRSWQSDSSFIIPSLKQSVRVLSTKNSVSGTDQQPNYFPMKLYQKAVTVGGTGVLEYELPVDAKLDYLVWLHFAEIDSNVKKAGQRVFDVVINGNNATRIDIFAKVGSFAAYSWSCTMKNLSSSALIVKLVGVVGSPLLSGLENYALVPRDLSTAPEQVSAMRALKVSLRVPDRMGWNGDPCAPTNWDAWEGITCRPNKNGTALVIFQIDLGSQGLKGYVSDQIVFLTDLVSLNLSSNSLGGTIPPGLGEHSLTRLDLSKNQLTGSIPDSLASRNLQLVLLNDNLLEGRVPEELYSIGVHGGAIDLSSNKGLCGVPSLPTCPLFWEHGRLSKTGKIAIGVSSTFLFCALLAVIYICCIRRRRNDYDFGLPSELMSLAAKRNRYQRQKSLMLLEMESQHAKGLSPFTPLN; from the exons ATGAcattctttctcttcttcttcttcattttcatcttcatcatcaccCCTTCTTCCATTTCTGCTCCTCATCCCTTCA GCATTTCTTACCACATTGATTGCGGTGGTCTAATCAACTCCACCGACCCTTTTGGCACTACCTGGCTTTCCGACCGATTCTACACCGGCGGCACCACTGCTATCGTCTCCGAGCCCCTTATTTTCCGACATCCACAAGAAAAGAATCTCAGATTCTTCCCTCTATCCTCCGGCAAGAAAAATTGCTACATTATTCCCAATTTGCCCACTGGCCGTTACTACTTCCGAACATTCACTGTCTATGACAATTACGATGGTAAATCTCACCCTCCCTCATTTGATGCCTCCATTGAAGGTACCCTTGTCTTCAGCTGGCGTTCTCCTTGGTCCGAGGACCTCGCTCGCCATGGCGCCTACTCTGATCTCTTCGCCTTCATTGGCGACGGGGAGGCTGATTTCTGCTTCTACAGCCTTTCCACCGATTCGCCAGTCATTGGGTCATTTCAGCTCGTTCAGGTCAATCCCATGTCATATAACTCAACCGCCATTGGAGAGAACTTCATTCTTGTTAACTACGGGAGGCTTACTTGCGGGTCTGAGCAATGGGGCCCTGGGTTTAGCAATGATACAGATGTTTTCGGTCGCTCGTGGCAGTCTGATTCCAGTTTTATAATCCCTAGTTTGAAACAATCGGTTAGAGTTTTGTCGACGAAGAATTCCGTAAGTGGGACTGATCAGCAGCCGAATTATTTTCCGATGAAATTGTATCAGAAGGCGGTGACAGTTGGGGGAACTGGGGTTCTTGAGTACGAATTGCCGGTGGACGCCAAATTGGATTATTTAGTTTGGTTGCATTTTGCGGAGATTGATTCAAATGTGAAGAAGGCAGGGCAGAGAGTGTTCGATGTGGTTATTAATGGGAATAATGCGACTAGAATAGACATCTTCGCGAAAGTTGGAAGTTTTGCAGCTTATTCTTGGTCTTGTACTATGAAGAATTTGAGTAGCTCGGCTTTGATTGTGAAGCTTGTGGGGGTGGTTGGTTCGCCGCTACTCAGTGGGCTTGAGAATTACGCATTGGTTCCGAGAGATCTTTCCACTGCGCCAGAGCAAG TATCTGCTATGAGAGCATTGAAAGTGTCCCTTCGAGTGCCTGATAGAATGGGTTGGAATGGCGATCCTTGTGCTCCTACAAATTGGGATGCCTGGGAGGGAATTACATGTCGTCCCAACAAGAATGGAACTGCCCTCGTTATATTTCAAAT TGATCTGGGAAGCCAAGGCTTGAAAGGGTATGTCAGCGACCAAATTGTTTTTTTGACAGACTTGGTAAGCCT AAATCTTAGTTCCAACTCATTGGGGGGCACAATACCGCCTGGGCTAGGTGAACATTCTCTCACACGGCT GGATTTGTCAAAGAATCAGTTAACAGGATCCATACCAGATAGTTTAGCATCTCGAAATTTGCAGCTTGT GCTATTAAATGACAACTTATTGGAAGGACGGGTGCCTGAAGAACTTTATTCTATTGGTGTGCATGGTGGAGCCATTGA CCTGTCTAGCAACAAGGGTTTATGTGGTGTGCCTTCCTTGCCAACATGCCCTCTATTTTGGGAACATGGGCGGTTGTCTAAAACTGGTAAAATTGCAATAGGTGTATCATCCACGTTCCTTTTCTGTGCACTGCTGGCAGTTATCTACATATGCTGCATCAGAAGACGTAGAAATGATTATGATTTCGGCTTGCCTAGTGAATTAATGT